The following is a genomic window from Acidimicrobiales bacterium.
GCCGGGGGGGACGGCGGCGGCGGCCGCGGGGGCCGGTTCGGCCAGCCCCTGGCCCTCAACCTCGTCCCCCAGATCGGAGCGCTCGACGGCGACGGCATGGCCCACGAGGAGCACAAGCTGCGGCGGGAGCCCCGGAAGATCCTCGCCCTGCCGGAGCTCCGGGTGACGGCGACGGCCGTTCGGGTGCCGGTGCTCCACTGCCACTCCGAGGCGGTGACCCTGCGGCTGGGCCGTCCCGTTCCCCGCGAGGGCCTCGAGGCGGTCCTCGCCGCGACGAGCGGCCTGTGCGTCCACCGGTCGAGCGACCGGCCGCCGTTCCCGATGCCCCGCTTCGTCGCCCGCTGCGACGACGGGCGGGCCCGGGTGCACGTGGGCCGGGTGCGCGTGGACGCCGAGGACCCTCGGACCGTCCAGTGCTGGATCGTCGCCGACAACCTCTGGGTGGGGGCGGCGCTGAACGCCACCGGCATCCTCGCCCACGCCGTCGGGCGCGGATGGCTCGGGTGACGCCGCCGCTGGTGCTGAAGGTCGGCGGCTCCTGCCTGCTCGACCTCGACGATGTCGAGCGGGTGGCCGAATGGCTGCGGCGGCGGCTCGGGGCCGACGGCGCCGCGGTCGTCGTGGTCAGCGCCCTGGCGGGCACGACCGCCGCGCTCGACGCCGCCCTCCGCCGCCTGAACCACGACCCGCCGCCCCGGATCACGGCGGGCGTCCTCCTCCACGGCGACGAGCTCTGCGCGGGGCTCCTCGCCGCCGCGCTCGCCGCTCGGGGGGTCGACGCCGAGGTCGCCGCCGGGCGGCACACCGGGCTCGTCGCCACCGGCCGGCCCGACCGGGCCCGGCTCGTGCGGGTCGACCCGGCCCCGCTGCTCGCCGCCCTCGGCCGCGCCCGGGTCGCCGTCGTCCCCGGCGGGCAGGCGGTCGACGCCGCCGGCCGTCCCGTGATGCTCGGCCGCAACAGTGCCGACACGTCCGCGGTCGCCGCCGCCGTCGCCGTGGGCGCCGTCCGCTGCGACATCTTCTCGGCAGTGTCGGGCATCTTCACCGCCGACCCTCACCTCGTCGCCGACGCCCGACCGGTCGCCACCCTCGGCTACGCGGCCGCCGGCGCCATGACGAGGGCGGGGGCGAAGGTGCTCCACCCGGAGGCGGTGGGCCTGGCCGAGCGGCACGGCGTCGCCGTGACCTGCCGGGGGTGGCCGCCGGTCGCCGGAGGCGGGACCGTCGTCGCCGGGGACGGCGGGGTCGACGCCGTCGTGACCGCGTCGGCCAGCCGCGTGTGGGCCGCGCCCGCCGGCGGCACCCGGCCGGCGGGCGTGGACGGGGCCGTCGTGGTCGACGAAGGCGGCGTCGCCCACCTCGCCCTCCCCTGCGGCGACGAGGTCGAGGTCCCGGCCGGCCTCGACCCCCGCCCGGCGCTCCGCCTCCTGACCGTCATCCGCGGGGACGCCCCCGTCGAGCGCCGCCTCGTGCCCGTCGGCCGCCTGGCGGCGGTGGCCGCCGACCGCCACCGGGCGCTCCACGCCGCCGGCCGCGGGCGCATACCGGTTGACTCCGGCCCGCGCCTGCCGACAGGCACGGCGTGGAATGGACGAGCCGAGCCGTCGTCCGGCGCATCGACCCCGGGTCGGACGCCGACTGCGTGGCCTGCGGCGAGCCCGTGAAGTTCCGGGCCGCGAGCAAGGCCCTCCAGGTCATCTGCAACGTGTACGTGGACGGCCGCTGGGACCGGGTCGAGCACTACCACCAGGCCTGCTACCGCGAGGTCGGCGAGCCCTACGGGTCGGCCGCCTGACCCTCCGCCACGGCGGGCAGACTGGCCGGCGATGAGCGACGCCAGCCAGCCCACGAGGACCGAGACCGACAGCATGGGACCGGTCGAGGTCGCCGCCGACCGGTACTGGGGCGCCCAGACCGAGCGGTCGCTGCACCACTTCGCCATCGGCGACGACCGCATGCCCGTCGAGGTCGTCCACGCCTTCGGCGTGCTGAAGAAGGCGGCCGCGCTGGTCAACGCGGAGCTCGGCACCCTCCCCGCCGACCTCGCCGAGCTGATCGTCCAGGCCGCCGACGAGGTGGCCTCGGGCAAGCTCGACGACCACTTCCCGCTCTACGTCTGGCAGACCGGGTCGGGCACGCAGTCGAACATGAACGCCAACGAGGTCATCGCCAACCGGGCCATCGAGCTGGCCGGCGGCACGCTCGGGTCGAAGTCGCCGGTCCACCCGAACGACCACGTCAACCGGTCGCAGTCGTCCAACGACACGTTCCCGACGGCCATGCACGTCGCCGCCGCCGTCGAGACCGTGCAGCGGCTCCTCCCCGCCGTCGACCGGCTGCGCCAGGCGCTCGCGGCCAAGGCCGACGAGTTCGCCGACGTGGTGAAGATCGGGCGCACGCACCTCCAGGACGCCGTCCCGATGACGCTCGGCCAGGAGTTCTCCGGCTACGTCGCCCAGCTGAACGCGGCGACGGCCCGCATCGAGCGGGCCCTCCCCGACGTGTACGAGCTGGCCATCGGCGGCACCGCCGTCGGCACGGGGCTCAACGCGCCCGAGGGGTTCGGCGAGCGGGTGGCCGTCAAGGTCGCCGAGCTCACCGGCCTGCCGTTCCGGGCCGCGCCCAACTTCTTCGCCGCCCTGGCCGCCCACGACGGCCTCGTCGGCCTGCACGGGGCGTACACCACGCTCGCCTGCGCGCTGATGAAGATCGCCAACGACCTCCGCTGGCTGGCCTCGGGCCCCCGCTCGGGGCTCGGGGAGCTGCGCCTGCCCGAGAACGAGCCGGGGTCGTCGATCATGCCGGGCAAGGTGAACCCCACCCAGTGCGAGGCCATGACGATGGTGTGCGTGCAGGTGATGGGGAACGGCACCGCCGTCACCGTCGCCGGGTCGCAGGGCAACTTCGAGCTGAACGTGTTCAAGCCGGTGATGATCCGCAACGTCCTGCACTCCGCCCGGATCATGGCGGACGCCTGCGACCGGTTCACCGAGTTCTGCGCCGCCGGCATCGAGGCCGACCGGGAACGGATCGCCGAGCTGGTGGAGCGGTCGCTGATGGTCGTCACCGCGCTGACCCCGCACATCGGCTACGACGCCGCCGCCGCCATCGCCAAGAGGGCCCACCACGAGGGAACGACGCTCCGGGAGGCGGCCCTCGCGCTCGGCGCCCTGTCGGCCGAGGACTTCGACCGCATCGTGCGGCCGGAGGAGATGGTCTAGGAGCGCGCGGTCGGCCCGCTCAGGCAGCGGACCCACAGGACCTGGTTGACCTGGCCGGTGACCTCGTTCGTCGCCGGCAGGAGGCCCAGCTCGACCCGCGCCCCGCTCGACATCGGCGGCAGGCAGTCGGGCTGCCCGCCTTCCCGCCACGAGCCGTCGACGCCCTGCCACATGAGGCCGTTGCCGACGACGTAGCCCTCGCGGCGCACGCTGATCCCGATCCCCTGGGCGTCGACCCCCTCGACCGTCCCGATGACGATCCTGGGCTCGCGCTCCGCCGTCGCCCGCCCGACGAGCACACCGGCGGCCAGCGCCGCCGCCGCCACCAGCAGGTAGGGCACGAGCCCCGACCTCGACCGGGCTCCCGCCCGTCCCACCGTGACCGCCATGGGCGAAGTGTGCCAGCTCGAGCACGCGGCGCGCCGGACGGATCGGGGGCCGCGCCGGCCTAGGGTGCCCGGGAGTCCACGTCGACAGGAGGAGCCGATGCCGGCACGCACCGCCAACGCCCGATGGGACGGGACGCTCCAGGAGGGCAAGGGCACGATGCGCCTCGGGGGCGGGGCCTTCGAGGGGCAGTACTCGTTCTCGTCCCGCTTCGAGGAGGGCGCCGGGACCAACCCCGAGGAGCTGATCGGCGCGGCCCACGCCGGCTGCTTCTCGATGGCCCTCTCGGGCGCCCTGGGCCGGGCCGGCTACACGCCCACCTCGGTGGAGACGACCGCCAGGGTCCACCTGGAGAAGGGCGAGAGCGGGTTCCGCATCTCCCGGATCGAGCTCGACACGACCGCCGAGGTGCCGGGCATCGACGAGGCGACCTTCCAGGAGCAGGCCGAGGCGGCCAAGGCCAACTGCCCGGTGTCCCAGGCCCTGGCCGGGGTCGACATCCAGCTGAACGCCCGCCTGGGCGGCTGACCCGCTAGGTGAGGGGGGCGGGCGGCTGCCACCACCAGGGTCGGTCGCCCACCCGCACCTCGTCGAGCCACTTCACCCACCAGAACCCGCGCCGGCCGGGGGCGACCAGCCGGGCCGGCCGGCCGTGGCCGGGCGACAGGGGCGCCCCGCCGGCCCGGGTGGCGACGAGCAGCCGCCCGGCGTCGGAGCGGGGGAAGCGGCGGGCGTAGCCGGTCAGCGAGCGCACCTCGACGGCGCCGCCCTGCCCGGCGCCCGACGCGGCCAGCAGGCGGTCCAGGCGGACCCCCGACCAGGCCTGGTCGGCCCACCACCCGCCGGTGCAGTCGAGGGTGGCGACGAGCTCGTCGGCGCCGAGCCCGTCGAGGTCGGCGAGCGACCACGGGCGGCCGGCGACGACCAGCCGCCACCCCTCGCCGACCTCCGGCACGTCGTCGTCCAGCCACGACGTGACCGGCATGGCGGCCGGGTCGAACGAGCCCCGTTCCAGCGAGCGGGTCGGCGCCCGCCCGGCCGACGGCAGGGCGGCGGTGACGGCGAGCGAGCCGCCGGCCAGCAGCCCGCCGCGCAGGACGGCCCGGCGGGACAGGTCGGCGGCGCGGGGGCGGACCGGCCGGGCGGCGGCGTGCCAGGCGGTGAGGGCGACGGCGGCCAGCCCGGCGGCGACGTGCACCTGGAGCACGGAGAGCGGCCCCAGCCCGGCGGCGCCGGCCCGGTGGGCGAGGCCGGTGGCGAGGGTGGCGACCACGGCGACGGCGAGGACGACCGACGGCGCCGTGTCGGCCGGCGGCCGGCGGGCGAGGCCCCGGCGCGAGATCGCCGTCTTCCACGGCGACACGGCGAGCACGGCCAGGCCGGCCCCGCCGTGGGCCACGGTGGCCCAGGCGTTCCAGCCCGACCCGATCCCGTACATCAGCAGGCCGGTGGCGCCGGCGGCGGGCACGAGCACGAGGAGGGCGAGGTTCGTGCGCCGGCCGGCCACAGCCCCCATCATGGGCGCCGTGCCCACCCGTGTGTACCTCGAGGCCGGATCGAAGAAGGTGTTCGCGTGCGCGCTCGACTGGCCCGGGTGGTGCCGGGCCGGGAAGACGGAGGAGGCGGCGCTCGAGGCGCTGGCCGCCTACGCCGACCGGTACCGGCCGGTGGCCG
Proteins encoded in this region:
- the fumC gene encoding class II fumarate hydratase yields the protein MSDASQPTRTETDSMGPVEVAADRYWGAQTERSLHHFAIGDDRMPVEVVHAFGVLKKAAALVNAELGTLPADLAELIVQAADEVASGKLDDHFPLYVWQTGSGTQSNMNANEVIANRAIELAGGTLGSKSPVHPNDHVNRSQSSNDTFPTAMHVAAAVETVQRLLPAVDRLRQALAAKADEFADVVKIGRTHLQDAVPMTLGQEFSGYVAQLNAATARIERALPDVYELAIGGTAVGTGLNAPEGFGERVAVKVAELTGLPFRAAPNFFAALAAHDGLVGLHGAYTTLACALMKIANDLRWLASGPRSGLGELRLPENEPGSSIMPGKVNPTQCEAMTMVCVQVMGNGTAVTVAGSQGNFELNVFKPVMIRNVLHSARIMADACDRFTEFCAAGIEADRERIAELVERSLMVVTALTPHIGYDAAAAIAKRAHHEGTTLREAALALGALSAEDFDRIVRPEEMV
- a CDS encoding OsmC family protein; translated protein: MPARTANARWDGTLQEGKGTMRLGGGAFEGQYSFSSRFEEGAGTNPEELIGAAHAGCFSMALSGALGRAGYTPTSVETTARVHLEKGESGFRISRIELDTTAEVPGIDEATFQEQAEAAKANCPVSQALAGVDIQLNARLGG
- a CDS encoding molybdopterin-dependent oxidoreductase; the encoded protein is MAGRRTNLALLVLVPAAGATGLLMYGIGSGWNAWATVAHGGAGLAVLAVSPWKTAISRRGLARRPPADTAPSVVLAVAVVATLATGLAHRAGAAGLGPLSVLQVHVAAGLAAVALTAWHAAARPVRPRAADLSRRAVLRGGLLAGGSLAVTAALPSAGRAPTRSLERGSFDPAAMPVTSWLDDDVPEVGEGWRLVVAGRPWSLADLDGLGADELVATLDCTGGWWADQAWSGVRLDRLLAASGAGQGGAVEVRSLTGYARRFPRSDAGRLLVATRAGGAPLSPGHGRPARLVAPGRRGFWWVKWLDEVRVGDRPWWWQPPAPLT